Proteins from a single region of Palaemon carinicauda isolate YSFRI2023 chromosome 1, ASM3689809v2, whole genome shotgun sequence:
- the LOC137645203 gene encoding LOW QUALITY PROTEIN: larval cuticle protein 65Ag1-like (The sequence of the model RefSeq protein was modified relative to this genomic sequence to represent the inferred CDS: inserted 2 bases in 1 codon; substituted 1 base at 1 genomic stop codon), protein MTVTXFPRAHLAXYIKTVRPSQTTSLTQSTTDMKLIIFACLAVVSLAAPRPDKPAPSYGAPAQRSFVSSAEVPAILRDDRQMSDDASSYNFAIETEDGIQREEFGSAIDSGSAEGAVAQSGKISFTLPDGQQFEMTFVADENGFQPQSSFLPVAPEFPHPIPQFVLDQIEKARREDEEAARSAPRSAPSNSYQAP, encoded by the exons ATGACCGTGACCTAGTTTCCAAGGGCTCACCTGGC GTATATAAAGACGGTGAGACCATCGCAAACCACTAGTCTCACTCAGTCCACCACAGATATGAAGCTG ATCATCTTCGCTTGCTTGGCCGTCGTGTCCTTGGCCGCCCCAAGGCCCGACAAACCCGCTCCTTCCTACGGCGCCCCCGCTCAGAGATCCTTCGTCAGCTCCGCCGAAGTGCCAGCTATCCTCCGCGATGACAGACAAATGTCTGACGATGCATCCAGCTACAACTTCGCCATTGAGACTGAAGACGGCATCCAACGCGAGGAATTCGGTTCTGCCATCGACAGCGGAAGCGCTGAAGGAGCCGTCGCTCAAAGCGGAAAGATCTC CTTCACCCTCCCCGACGGCCAACAGTTCGAGATGACCTTCGTGGCTGACGAAAATGGCTTCCAGCCCCAGTCTTCCTTCCTGCCTGTGGCACCCGAATTCCCCCACCCCATtccccagttcgtcctcgaccagatcgaaAAGGCAAGACGCGAGGATGAGGAAGCTGCCCGCTCTGCCCCACGCAGTGCCCCATCCAACAGCTACCAAGCCCCTTGA